In the genome of Rhodoferax sp. BAB1, one region contains:
- a CDS encoding ATP-binding protein, translated as MALSFHRLLPNSLVARVFSLYTAIMLLLGSTSLWLFFNHQFRQDIETSRQAVALLAEATAPRLIDLAIQGDAPALQRALQRAVQQAPVASVVYIDPQGLVLRSENPARPPAGAPGWLRDEVGALLSDLSRPLNEGGRSHGSLRLSHDVDAVAQQLWEQLQVAIGLALASLLGGLALIWLGLRRWLASLRRLDTTAANGSAQFEALASQLVQAVPVEFRPTFETLQHVSGSLRLELKQREQALATLRRALANLMPDAPAAPVMQNMDIAALSRLVLKVVQEREADRLALQEAKQAAEGANRAKGEFLAVMSHEIRTPMNGIIGMTGLALETPLTPEQREYLNMVRKSADALLAIINDILDFSKIEAGQLTLDPRPFRLHPLVRGTLNSLDSQARQKGLKLVYEPGEDVPAYLVGDPGRLRQVLVNLVGNAIKFSPQGAVTVRVLRQQFRAGQVVLRFEVQDQGIGIEPAKQQAIFDPFTQADASITRHFGGTGLGLAICKKLVHAMGGEIGVRSAAGRGSTFHFHAVFGIDEEEHNSDIMPLTAPGPLAGAEEAGLNILLAEDNEVNQKLALKLLEREGHRVDLAHNGEQAVFMATHADPPYDLILMDMQMPVLDGLQATRRIREEEQRSGYHVRIVALTANVLPEDRERCLASGMNGYLAKPIKPRELHAVLAGETVAPAAPAPSAADPAPASTSAFDYRQALAQADPVVVRIIADAYRQNWPVQLRSLQEALARSDARQLQHTAHALRGLLGNFGAAPAEALARQLELLGAKGTAAEAAPLLPPLENHLQQLDQALVEFMAKPA; from the coding sequence ATGGCCCTGTCCTTCCACCGCCTGCTGCCCAACTCGCTGGTCGCGCGCGTCTTTTCCCTGTACACGGCCATCATGCTGCTGCTGGGCAGCACCAGCCTGTGGCTGTTCTTCAACCACCAGTTCCGGCAGGACATCGAAACCTCGCGCCAGGCTGTGGCCCTGCTGGCCGAAGCCACCGCCCCGCGGCTGATCGACCTCGCGATCCAGGGCGACGCCCCGGCCTTGCAGCGCGCGCTGCAGCGCGCCGTGCAGCAGGCGCCGGTGGCTTCTGTCGTCTACATCGACCCCCAGGGTCTGGTCCTGCGCAGCGAGAACCCGGCACGGCCGCCGGCTGGCGCCCCGGGCTGGCTGCGCGACGAGGTCGGGGCCCTGCTGTCGGATCTGAGCCGTCCGCTGAACGAGGGTGGGCGCAGCCACGGCAGTCTGCGCCTGAGCCACGATGTGGACGCCGTGGCGCAGCAGTTGTGGGAGCAGCTGCAGGTAGCGATCGGCCTGGCGCTGGCCAGCCTGCTGGGCGGTCTGGCATTGATCTGGCTGGGCCTGCGCCGCTGGCTGGCCTCGCTGCGCCGCCTGGACACCACGGCCGCGAACGGCTCGGCGCAGTTCGAGGCGCTGGCCAGCCAGCTGGTACAGGCGGTGCCGGTGGAATTCCGCCCCACCTTCGAGACCCTGCAGCATGTCTCGGGCAGCCTGCGCCTGGAACTCAAGCAGCGTGAACAGGCACTGGCCACCCTGCGCCGCGCGCTGGCCAATCTCATGCCCGATGCACCGGCGGCACCAGTCATGCAGAACATGGACATCGCCGCGCTCTCGCGCCTGGTGCTCAAGGTGGTGCAGGAGCGCGAGGCCGACCGCCTGGCGCTGCAGGAGGCCAAGCAGGCGGCCGAGGGCGCCAACCGCGCCAAGGGCGAGTTCCTCGCCGTCATGAGCCACGAGATCCGCACGCCCATGAACGGCATCATCGGCATGACCGGCCTGGCGCTGGAAACCCCGCTCACCCCCGAGCAGCGCGAGTACCTGAACATGGTGCGCAAGTCGGCCGACGCGCTGCTGGCCATCATCAACGACATCCTGGATTTCTCCAAGATCGAGGCCGGCCAGCTCACCCTGGACCCGCGCCCTTTCCGCCTGCACCCGCTGGTGCGCGGCACGCTCAACAGCCTGGACAGCCAGGCCCGCCAGAAAGGGCTCAAGCTGGTCTACGAACCCGGCGAGGACGTGCCGGCCTACCTCGTGGGCGACCCGGGCCGCCTGCGCCAGGTACTGGTCAACCTGGTGGGCAACGCCATCAAGTTCAGCCCGCAGGGCGCCGTCACCGTGCGCGTGCTGCGCCAGCAGTTCCGCGCCGGCCAGGTGGTGCTGCGCTTCGAGGTGCAGGACCAGGGCATCGGCATCGAGCCCGCCAAGCAGCAGGCGATCTTCGACCCCTTCACCCAGGCCGACGCCTCCATCACGCGCCACTTCGGCGGCACCGGCCTGGGCCTGGCCATCTGCAAGAAGCTGGTGCACGCCATGGGCGGGGAGATCGGTGTGCGCAGCGCGGCAGGCCGGGGCAGCACCTTCCATTTCCATGCCGTCTTCGGCATCGACGAGGAGGAACACAACAGCGACATCATGCCGCTGACGGCGCCCGGCCCGCTGGCCGGCGCGGAAGAGGCCGGGCTCAACATCCTGCTGGCCGAGGACAACGAGGTCAACCAGAAGCTCGCGCTTAAGCTGCTCGAACGCGAAGGCCACCGCGTGGACCTCGCGCACAACGGTGAGCAGGCCGTTTTCATGGCCACCCACGCCGACCCGCCCTACGACCTCATCCTGATGGACATGCAGATGCCCGTGCTCGACGGCCTGCAGGCCACGCGCCGCATCCGTGAGGAGGAACAGCGCAGCGGCTACCACGTGCGCATCGTCGCCCTCACGGCCAATGTGCTGCCCGAAGACCGCGAACGCTGCCTGGCCAGCGGCATGAACGGCTACCTCGCCAAACCCATCAAGCCGCGTGAGTTGCACGCCGTGCTGGCCGGTGAAACCGTGGCCCCGGCCGCGCCGGCCCCCAGCGCCGCAGACCCGGCCCCCGCCAGCACGTCGGCCTTCGACTACCGGCAGGCGCTGGCCCAGGCCGACCCCGTGGTGGTGCGCATCATTGCCGACGCCTACCGCCAGAACTGGCCGGTGCAGCTGCGCAGCCTGCAGGAGGCGCTGGCGCGCAGCGACGCCCGGCAGCTGCAGCACACCGCCCACGCCCTGCGCGGCCTGCTGGGCAATTTCGGCGCGGCACCGGCCGAGGCCCTGGCACGCCAGCTGGAACTGCTGGGCGCCAAGGGCACGGCCGCCGAGGCCGCGCCCCTGCTGCCCCCGCTGGAAAACCACCTGCAGCAGCTCGACCAGGCCCTGGTCGAATTCATGGCCAAGCCAGCCTGA
- a CDS encoding HD-GYP domain-containing protein, which translates to MQIVIIDDVEANLLLLRHFITQLGEAHEVRAYTDPLQALAHCQALAPDLVIVDYMMPQLDGVEFIQRFRATPGRADIPLLMVTANDEMDVRYRALEGGANDFLTKPLDRIEFKARMRNMLALRANQKRLEDRASWLAEEVLKATDEIVRRERETILRLSRAAEFRDPETGDHIQRMAHYSWMIAVRMGLPLEQQQLILEAAPMHDVGKVGIPDHILLKPGKLDEAEFAIMKQHPVIGHSILSGSSSPLLQMASDIALSHHEKYDGSGYPLGLKADAIPVVGRIVAVADVFDALTSARPYKPAWEMERAVQLLRDQRGLHFDPACVDAFLGQLDDVQSVRQRFAAEH; encoded by the coding sequence ATGCAGATTGTGATCATCGACGACGTGGAAGCGAACCTGCTCCTGCTGCGGCATTTCATCACCCAGCTGGGCGAGGCGCACGAGGTGCGCGCCTACACCGACCCGCTGCAGGCGCTGGCCCATTGCCAGGCGTTGGCACCCGACCTGGTGATCGTGGACTACATGATGCCGCAGCTCGATGGTGTCGAATTCATCCAGCGCTTTCGGGCCACCCCGGGGCGGGCCGACATTCCCCTGCTGATGGTGACGGCCAACGACGAGATGGACGTGCGCTACCGGGCGCTGGAGGGCGGCGCCAACGACTTCCTGACCAAGCCGCTGGACCGCATCGAGTTCAAGGCGCGCATGCGCAACATGCTGGCGCTGCGCGCGAACCAGAAACGCCTGGAAGACCGCGCCAGCTGGCTGGCCGAGGAAGTGCTCAAGGCGACCGACGAGATCGTGCGGCGCGAACGCGAGACCATCCTGCGCCTGTCGCGCGCGGCCGAATTCCGCGACCCGGAGACGGGCGACCACATCCAGCGCATGGCGCACTACTCCTGGATGATCGCCGTGCGTATGGGCCTGCCGCTGGAACAGCAGCAGCTGATCCTGGAGGCCGCGCCCATGCACGACGTCGGCAAGGTCGGCATCCCGGACCACATCCTGCTCAAGCCCGGCAAGCTGGACGAGGCGGAGTTCGCCATCATGAAGCAGCACCCGGTGATCGGGCACAGCATCCTCTCGGGCAGCAGCTCGCCGCTCTTGCAGATGGCGTCGGACATCGCGCTGAGCCACCACGAGAAATACGACGGCAGCGGCTACCCGCTGGGCCTGAAGGCGGACGCCATTCCGGTGGTGGGCCGCATCGTGGCCGTGGCCGATGTGTTCGACGCGCTGACCTCGGCCCGGCCTTACAAGCCGGCCTGGGAGATGGAGCGCGCCGTGCAGCTGCTGCGCGATCAGCGCGGCCTGCATTTCGACCCGGCCTGCGTCGATGCCTTCCTGGGCCAGCTGGACGACGTGCAATCGGTGCGCCAGCGCTTCGCCGCCGAGCACTGA
- a CDS encoding DUF4153 domain-containing protein yields the protein MQFPLMFALTGTVQGWVLWWLWRSFEDKAWPATEPMLLTGLLYAALAVPLVIYFTQNVEHLPRTARRAAVALYALLYAALGAGAAWAAGVTGVATGVRFTDGLAALVLGFVSLGLLCGFDFEARRWRYERLFHYAWRNGILLATAWAMVGIVWLVLFAGAGLMSLIGVTWVMEMIRKPVFIFPVTGLVAAGAFALGLARASMTETIRRFTLSISAWLLPLVLFFAVLWVLALPYTGLDPLFRTRSAALMMLAFTALAVAFANCAYQDGEQPWPYPAWLSRATQLAWLALVVVAGVAWWALGLRVAQHGWSEDRLWAALVATQASVYAVGYALSWFRPERWMRAMAPTNIAAALLLCVSLLVYLAPPTHVRRVAVAAHLAHVQQKQGQQEPDWVYLRWDSGRFGREALQAMAAGQGVPAGQAWAQQAARLQAQTSRYDQRPQVLMSEQQLQEKFRVYPPGRSLPQSFLRYAQGQHQPWELQRCYKSKDNCPVWLGDLNGDGQDELLLFVNGWNGTVFMPAGDGWRQAGNFRAPGATGKFDPAQLEGAQRVAPLWQDLQVQGQRLRIQLNN from the coding sequence ATGCAATTTCCGCTGATGTTCGCCCTCACGGGCACGGTGCAGGGCTGGGTGCTCTGGTGGTTGTGGCGGTCCTTCGAGGACAAGGCCTGGCCGGCCACCGAGCCCATGCTGCTCACCGGCCTGCTCTACGCCGCGCTGGCCGTGCCGCTGGTGATCTACTTCACGCAGAACGTGGAGCACCTGCCGCGCACGGCGCGGCGCGCGGCGGTGGCGCTGTATGCGCTGCTCTACGCAGCCCTGGGAGCCGGCGCGGCCTGGGCCGCCGGCGTGACGGGAGTGGCCACGGGCGTGCGTTTCACCGACGGGCTGGCCGCGCTGGTGCTGGGTTTCGTCAGCCTGGGCCTGCTCTGCGGTTTCGACTTCGAGGCGCGGCGCTGGCGCTACGAGCGCCTGTTCCACTACGCCTGGCGCAACGGCATCCTGCTGGCCACGGCCTGGGCCATGGTGGGCATCGTCTGGCTGGTGCTGTTTGCCGGCGCGGGGCTGATGTCGCTGATCGGCGTGACGTGGGTGATGGAGATGATCCGCAAGCCGGTTTTCATCTTCCCGGTCACGGGCCTGGTGGCGGCGGGCGCTTTTGCGCTGGGGCTGGCGCGCGCGAGCATGACCGAGACCATCCGCCGCTTCACCCTGTCGATCTCCGCCTGGCTGCTGCCGCTGGTGCTGTTCTTCGCCGTGCTGTGGGTGCTGGCCCTGCCTTACACGGGGCTCGATCCGCTGTTCAGGACGCGCAGCGCCGCGCTCATGATGCTGGCCTTCACGGCCCTGGCGGTGGCGTTTGCCAACTGCGCCTACCAGGACGGTGAGCAGCCCTGGCCCTATCCCGCTTGGCTGAGCCGCGCCACGCAGCTCGCCTGGCTGGCGCTGGTGGTGGTGGCGGGTGTGGCCTGGTGGGCGCTGGGCCTGCGCGTGGCGCAGCATGGCTGGTCCGAAGACCGCCTGTGGGCCGCGCTGGTGGCCACGCAGGCCAGCGTCTATGCGGTGGGCTACGCGCTCTCGTGGTTCAGGCCCGAGCGCTGGATGCGCGCCATGGCACCCACCAACATCGCTGCTGCACTGCTGCTGTGTGTGAGCCTGCTGGTCTACCTGGCGCCGCCCACGCATGTGCGGCGCGTGGCCGTGGCCGCGCACCTGGCCCATGTGCAGCAGAAGCAGGGCCAGCAGGAGCCCGACTGGGTCTACCTGCGCTGGGACTCGGGGCGTTTCGGCCGCGAGGCGCTGCAGGCCATGGCGGCCGGGCAGGGCGTGCCGGCCGGCCAGGCCTGGGCCCAGCAGGCGGCGCGTCTGCAGGCGCAGACCAGCCGCTACGACCAGCGGCCCCAGGTGCTGATGAGCGAGCAGCAGCTGCAGGAGAAGTTCAGGGTCTACCCGCCGGGACGCAGCCTGCCGCAGAGTTTCCTGCGGTATGCGCAGGGCCAGCACCAGCCCTGGGAGCTGCAGCGCTGCTACAAGTCGAAGGACAACTGCCCGGTCTGGCTGGGCGATCTCAACGGCGATGGGCAGGACGAGCTGCTGCTCTTCGTCAACGGCTGGAACGGCACGGTGTTCATGCCCGCGGGGGACGGCTGGCGCCAGGCGGGTAACTTCAGGGCCCCCGGTGCCACGGGCAAGTTCGACCCGGCGCAGTTGGAGGGCGCGCAGAGGGTCGCGCCCTTGTGGCAGGACCTGCAGGTGCAGGGCCAGCGCCTGCGCATCCAGCTCAACAACTGA
- a CDS encoding DUF2145 domain-containing protein, producing the protein MKCLRGVLAAVLLGAALAATPAHAGRSCENRPLRAITVERGLTLAERTLQALDASGAQVVLLARAGQDLSKYGLRWSHLGFAYKQPDGQGGHVWRVLHKLNHCGTQEAAIYRQGLGEFFLDDLWRLEAAWVVPVPEVQAKLHALLQHEQRAIALHHRPYNIVSYPWSQKYQQSNQWAIETLAAAMEPTVYSRERAQAWLQFKGYQPSVLTIRPLTRLGARVGAANVAFDDHPSEKRYSDRIETVTVDSVFSWLQRAQLGGAPVVLRY; encoded by the coding sequence ATGAAATGCCTGCGCGGCGTGCTGGCGGCCGTGTTGCTCGGTGCTGCGCTGGCCGCCACACCCGCCCACGCTGGCCGCAGCTGCGAAAACCGCCCCCTGCGGGCCATCACCGTGGAGCGTGGCCTGACCCTGGCCGAGCGCACGCTGCAGGCACTCGATGCCAGCGGCGCGCAGGTGGTGCTGCTGGCGCGGGCCGGTCAGGATTTGAGCAAATACGGCCTGCGCTGGTCGCACCTGGGTTTTGCCTACAAGCAGCCGGACGGGCAGGGCGGCCACGTCTGGCGTGTGCTGCACAAGCTCAACCACTGCGGCACGCAGGAGGCGGCGATCTACCGCCAGGGCCTGGGCGAGTTTTTCCTGGACGACCTCTGGCGCCTGGAAGCGGCCTGGGTCGTGCCCGTGCCGGAAGTGCAGGCGAAACTCCACGCCCTGCTGCAACACGAGCAACGCGCCATTGCGCTGCACCACCGGCCCTACAACATCGTGAGCTACCCCTGGAGCCAGAAGTACCAGCAGAGCAACCAGTGGGCCATCGAGACGCTGGCCGCAGCCATGGAGCCCACGGTCTATTCGCGCGAACGCGCGCAGGCCTGGCTGCAGTTCAAGGGCTACCAGCCCAGCGTGCTGACCATCCGGCCGCTCACCCGCCTGGGGGCCCGGGTGGGCGCGGCCAACGTGGCCTTCGACGACCACCCCAGCGAGAAACGCTACAGCGACCGCATCGAGACCGTGACGGTGGACTCGGTCTTCAGCTGGCTGCAGCGCGCCCAACTGGGCGGGGCGCCCGTGGTGCTGCGTTACTGA
- a CDS encoding YiaA/YiaB family inner membrane protein, which yields MQVLIHRDSKAWSLQVWVSFLLAVFLCGVGLAWLPGKDLDRAFMVMGYFFCLSAAFVLAKFVRDNEKAEAEGKAADSPMFKFVVWIGFFLAMALTGWGLLRMEISETYKAFLGVSWLYLITTTFTLAKTLRDKHEADLAEARLDGRRSAMRGE from the coding sequence ATGCAAGTGCTCATCCACCGCGATTCCAAAGCCTGGTCCCTCCAGGTCTGGGTTTCCTTCCTGCTGGCCGTTTTCCTCTGCGGCGTGGGCCTGGCCTGGCTGCCGGGCAAGGACCTGGACCGCGCCTTCATGGTCATGGGTTATTTCTTCTGCCTCTCGGCCGCCTTCGTGCTGGCCAAGTTCGTGCGTGACAACGAGAAGGCCGAAGCCGAAGGCAAGGCGGCCGATTCGCCCATGTTCAAGTTCGTGGTCTGGATCGGCTTCTTCCTGGCCATGGCGCTCACGGGCTGGGGCCTGCTGCGCATGGAGATCAGCGAGACCTACAAGGCCTTCCTGGGCGTGAGCTGGCTCTACCTGATCACCACCACCTTCACGCTGGCCAAGACCCTGCGCGACAAGCACGAAGCCGACCTGGCCGAAGCCCGCCTGGATGGCCGCCGTAGCGCCATGCGCGGCGAATGA
- a CDS encoding phosphonate degradation HD-domain oxygenase — protein MALDHSDLQHLLTTRGQSQYGREAVNQLEHALQCAQLAEQAGETPETIVAALLHDLGHLLAAQREGLADHGQDKDDLHQYIALPFLRDLLPDAVLEPIRLHVDAKRYLCATESGYWEALSLASKHSLELQGGTYSEPEAQVFMAQPYAAEAVRLRRYDDLAKVPQKATPPLDHYLGILAAVSSVRH, from the coding sequence ATGGCCCTCGACCACTCCGACCTCCAGCACCTGCTCACCACCCGCGGCCAGTCGCAATACGGCCGCGAGGCCGTCAACCAGCTCGAACACGCCCTGCAGTGCGCCCAGCTGGCCGAGCAGGCCGGGGAAACGCCCGAGACCATCGTGGCGGCTTTGCTGCACGACCTCGGCCACCTGCTGGCGGCGCAGCGCGAGGGCCTGGCCGACCACGGGCAGGACAAGGACGATCTGCACCAGTACATCGCCCTGCCTTTCCTGCGCGATCTGCTGCCCGACGCCGTGCTGGAGCCGATCCGCCTGCACGTCGACGCCAAGCGCTACCTGTGCGCGACCGAGTCGGGTTACTGGGAAGCGCTGTCGCTGGCCTCCAAGCACAGCCTCGAACTGCAGGGCGGTACCTATTCCGAACCCGAGGCGCAGGTCTTCATGGCGCAGCCCTATGCGGCCGAGGCCGTGCGCCTGCGCCGTTACGACGACCTGGCCAAGGTGCCGCAGAAGGCCACACCGCCGCTGGATCACTATCTGGGCATCCTGGCCGCCGTCTCCAGCGTCAGGCACTGA
- the phnE gene encoding phosphonate ABC transporter, permease protein PhnE — MNLSTSLPVPPQLKRSLSWHLSWVVLLAVLAASWSGADMRPLDLLRDSGNMATYAAEFFPPNFSQWQLYVQEMVVTLQIALWGTALAVVTAVPMALLASANIVPWWVYQPMRRLMDGCRAINEMVFAMLFVVAVGLGPFAGVLALWIHTTGVLAKLFSEAVEAIDPQPVEGIRSTGASALHEIVYGVIPQVMPLWISYTLYRFESNVRSASVVGMVGAGGIGVVLWEIIRGFQYAETCAVMLIIIVTVSAIDLVSARIRKLLV; from the coding sequence ATGAACCTCAGCACGTCCTTGCCGGTGCCGCCGCAACTCAAGCGCAGCCTGAGCTGGCATCTGTCCTGGGTCGTGCTGCTGGCCGTGCTGGCGGCTTCCTGGAGCGGCGCCGACATGCGCCCGCTTGACCTGCTGCGCGACTCCGGCAACATGGCCACCTACGCGGCCGAGTTCTTTCCGCCGAACTTCTCGCAATGGCAGCTGTACGTGCAGGAGATGGTCGTCACCCTGCAGATCGCCCTCTGGGGTACGGCGCTGGCCGTGGTGACGGCGGTGCCCATGGCGCTGCTGGCCTCGGCCAACATCGTGCCGTGGTGGGTCTACCAGCCCATGCGCCGGCTCATGGACGGCTGCCGCGCCATCAACGAGATGGTGTTCGCCATGCTGTTCGTGGTGGCCGTCGGCCTGGGGCCTTTTGCCGGTGTGCTGGCACTGTGGATCCATACCACGGGTGTGCTGGCCAAGCTGTTCTCGGAGGCGGTGGAGGCCATCGACCCGCAACCGGTCGAGGGCATCCGCTCCACCGGTGCCAGCGCCCTGCACGAAATCGTCTACGGCGTCATCCCGCAGGTCATGCCCCTGTGGATCTCGTACACGCTCTACCGCTTCGAATCGAACGTGCGCTCGGCCTCCGTGGTCGGCATGGTCGGCGCCGGTGGCATCGGTGTGGTGCTGTGGGAGATCATCCGCGGCTTCCAGTACGCCGAAACCTGCGCCGTGATGCTGATCATCATCGTCACCGTCAGTGCGATCGACCTGGTGTCGGCGCGTATCCGCAAACTCCTCGTCTGA
- the phnD gene encoding phosphonate ABC transporter substrate-binding protein encodes MIKKIFARTAAALALGLAGTGVLAQDINFGIISTESTQNLKADWQPLIDDMSRQTGLKVTAFYAPDYAGIIEGMRFNKVHLGWFGNKSAMEAVDRASGEVFAQMVNADGTQGYYSHLIVHRDSPINSLDDVLKGGKSLSFSNGDPNSTSGFLVPGFYVFAQNKIDPKTHFRITRNANHETNALAVANKQVDVATNNSENMEKIQNRYPEKFKDIKIVWTSPLIPLDPLVMRKDLPEATKAKLKNFFYNYGKTDAREKQIIMKISKLSGFKESSNAQLIPIRQLDLFGQRNKVEVDANLGDADKKSRLADIDKKLAALK; translated from the coding sequence ATGATCAAAAAGATTTTTGCCCGCACTGCGGCCGCCCTCGCCCTGGGCCTGGCCGGCACGGGTGTGCTGGCGCAAGACATCAACTTCGGCATCATCTCGACCGAATCGACGCAGAACCTCAAGGCCGACTGGCAGCCGCTGATCGACGACATGAGCCGCCAGACCGGCCTGAAGGTCACGGCCTTTTACGCGCCCGACTATGCCGGCATCATCGAAGGCATGCGCTTCAACAAGGTGCACCTGGGCTGGTTCGGCAACAAGTCGGCCATGGAGGCGGTGGACCGCGCCAGCGGCGAAGTGTTCGCGCAGATGGTCAATGCCGACGGTACGCAAGGCTACTACTCGCACCTGATCGTGCACCGCGACAGCCCGATCAACAGCCTGGACGACGTGCTCAAGGGCGGCAAATCCCTGAGCTTCAGCAACGGCGATCCCAACTCCACCTCGGGTTTCCTGGTGCCGGGCTTCTACGTCTTCGCGCAGAACAAGATCGACCCCAAGACCCACTTCCGGATCACGCGCAACGCCAACCACGAGACCAATGCCCTGGCCGTGGCCAACAAGCAGGTCGATGTGGCGACCAACAACAGCGAGAACATGGAGAAGATCCAGAACCGCTATCCCGAGAAGTTCAAGGACATCAAGATCGTCTGGACGTCGCCGCTGATCCCGCTGGACCCCCTGGTCATGCGCAAGGACCTGCCCGAGGCGACCAAGGCCAAGCTGAAGAACTTCTTCTACAACTACGGCAAGACCGACGCGCGCGAAAAGCAGATCATCATGAAGATCTCCAAGCTGTCGGGTTTCAAGGAATCGAGCAACGCCCAGCTGATCCCGATCCGCCAGCTGGATCTGTTCGGCCAGCGTAACAAGGTCGAAGTGGATGCCAACCTCGGCGATGCCGACAAGAAGAGCCGTCTGGCCGACATCGACAAGAAGCTGGCTGCCCTGAAATGA
- the phnC gene encoding phosphonate ABC transporter ATP-binding protein: protein MTAALHIRQLNKHFANGRHALRDINLSVQRGEMVALIGASGSGKSTLLRHVAGLVAADGGSESLIEIDGHCVQQGGRIHRDIRKVRAQVGFVFQQFNLVDRLPVLVNVLVGLLHRIPCWRSWLRLFSQQERSQAIEALARVGIADCHAQRASTLSGGQQQRAAIARTLVQGARVVLADEPIASLDPESSRKVMEILARINREDRCTVIVSLHQVDMARKYCPRVVALHQGQVVFDGPSSALTPALLRDLYGVQADEILTGTPPTQDAAPAAPAMPWVPPLAQAA, encoded by the coding sequence ATGACTGCGGCACTCCACATCCGACAACTCAACAAGCACTTTGCCAATGGCCGGCATGCCCTGCGCGACATCAACCTGAGCGTGCAGCGCGGCGAGATGGTGGCACTGATCGGCGCGTCCGGCTCCGGCAAGTCCACCCTGCTGCGCCATGTGGCCGGCCTGGTGGCCGCCGATGGCGGCAGCGAATCCCTGATCGAGATCGACGGGCATTGCGTGCAGCAGGGCGGGCGCATCCACCGCGACATCCGCAAGGTCCGCGCCCAGGTGGGCTTCGTGTTCCAGCAGTTCAACCTGGTGGACCGCCTGCCGGTGCTGGTGAACGTGCTGGTCGGCCTGCTGCATCGCATCCCCTGCTGGCGCAGCTGGCTGCGCCTGTTCAGCCAGCAGGAGCGCAGCCAGGCGATCGAGGCGCTGGCGCGTGTCGGCATCGCCGACTGCCACGCGCAGCGCGCCTCCACGCTCTCCGGTGGCCAGCAGCAGCGTGCCGCCATCGCACGCACCCTGGTGCAGGGTGCCCGGGTGGTGCTGGCCGACGAGCCGATTGCCTCGCTCGATCCCGAATCGTCGCGCAAGGTCATGGAGATCCTGGCGCGCATCAACCGCGAGGACCGCTGCACCGTGATCGTCTCGTTGCACCAGGTCGACATGGCGCGCAAGTACTGCCCCCGCGTGGTGGCGCTGCACCAGGGCCAGGTGGTGTTCGACGGCCCCTCCTCGGCCCTGACGCCGGCCCTGCTGCGCGATCTGTACGGCGTGCAGGCCGACGAAATCCTCACTGGCACACCGCCCACCCAAGACGCAGCCCCCGCGGCGCCGGCCATGCCCTGGGTACCCCCCCTGGCGCAGGCCGCATGA